From Klebsiella electrica, the proteins below share one genomic window:
- the proB gene encoding glutamate 5-kinase, with product MSDSQTLVVKLGTSVLTGGSRRLNRAHIVELVRQCAQLHAMGHRIVIVTSGAIAAGREHLGYPELPATIASKQLLAAVGQSRLIQLWEQLFSIYGIHVGQMLLTRADMEDRERFLNARDTLRALLDNNIVPVINENDAVATAEIKVGDNDNLSALAAILAGADKLLLLTDQPGLFTADPRNNPQAELIKDVYGIDDALRAIAGDSVSGLGTGGMGTKLQAADVACRAGIDTIIAAGNRPGVIADVMESVSVGTRFHAQESPLENRKRWIFGAPPAGEISVDAGATQAILERGSSLLPKGIKTVTGNFSRGEVIRIRNSEGRDIAHGVSRYNSDALRLIAGQHSQQIDAILGYEYGPVAVHRDDMIIR from the coding sequence ATGAGTGATAGCCAGACGCTGGTGGTAAAACTGGGCACCAGTGTTTTAACGGGCGGATCCCGTCGCCTGAACCGCGCCCATATCGTCGAATTAGTGCGTCAATGCGCACAGCTGCACGCCATGGGCCACCGAATTGTCATTGTGACCTCCGGGGCCATTGCCGCCGGGCGTGAGCACCTCGGCTACCCGGAACTGCCCGCGACCATTGCGTCGAAACAGCTTCTGGCTGCGGTGGGACAGAGCCGTCTGATCCAGCTGTGGGAACAGCTGTTTTCCATTTATGGTATTCACGTTGGCCAGATGCTGCTGACTCGTGCGGATATGGAAGACCGCGAGCGTTTCCTCAACGCCCGCGATACCCTGCGCGCGCTGCTGGATAACAACATCGTGCCGGTCATTAACGAAAATGACGCCGTGGCGACCGCCGAGATTAAAGTTGGCGATAACGACAACCTCTCCGCGCTGGCGGCGATCCTTGCCGGCGCCGATAAGCTGCTGCTGCTGACCGACCAGCCGGGTCTGTTCACCGCCGATCCGCGTAATAACCCGCAGGCTGAGCTGATCAAAGATGTCTATGGCATTGATGACGCCCTGCGCGCCATCGCTGGCGATAGCGTTTCCGGCCTGGGCACCGGCGGTATGGGAACCAAGCTGCAGGCCGCCGATGTCGCCTGCCGTGCAGGTATCGACACCATTATTGCCGCCGGCAACCGTCCCGGCGTGATTGCCGATGTGATGGAGAGCGTATCGGTCGGTACCCGTTTCCACGCCCAGGAATCGCCGCTGGAGAACCGCAAACGCTGGATCTTCGGCGCCCCGCCGGCGGGTGAAATCAGCGTGGATGCCGGCGCCACCCAGGCGATTCTGGAACGCGGCAGTTCACTGCTGCCAAAAGGCATCAAAACCGTCACGGGTAACTTTTCCCGCGGTGAAGTTATTCGCATCCGCAATAGCGAAGGACGCGATATTGCCCACGGCGTCAGCCGCTACAACAGCGATGCGCTGCGCCTGATTGCTGGCCAGCACTCGCAGCAGATTGATGCCATTCTGGGCTACGAATACGGCCCGGTTGCCGTCCATCGTGACGATATGATTATCCGTTAA
- the proA gene encoding glutamate-5-semialdehyde dehydrogenase produces the protein MLEQMGIAAKAASYQLAQLSSREKNQVLEKIADYLEAQSEEILRANADDLTEARANGLSEALLDRLALNPARLNGIANDVRQVCNLADPVGQVIDGGLLDSGLRIERRRVPLGVVGVIYEARPNVTVDVASLCLKTGNAAILRGGKETWRTNAATVRVIQRALEECGLPAATVQAIENPDRALVGEMLKMDKYIDMLIPRGGAGLHKLCREQSTIPVITGGIGVCHIYIDDSADIAEALKIIVNAKVQRPSACNSVETLLVNQHIADRFLPALSTQMAESGVTLHADAATLPVLHDGPASVEPVKAEQYNDEYLSLDLNVKVVAGLDEAIAHIREHGTQHSDAILTRTLSNANRFINEVDSSAVYINASTRFTDGGQFGLGAEVAVSTQKLHARGPMGLEALTTYKWIGFGDDTIRA, from the coding sequence ATGCTGGAACAAATGGGCATTGCTGCCAAGGCGGCCTCTTACCAACTCGCGCAACTCTCCAGCCGTGAAAAGAATCAGGTGCTGGAAAAGATCGCCGATTATCTCGAAGCGCAGAGTGAAGAAATTCTGCGCGCAAACGCCGACGACCTGACGGAAGCGCGCGCCAATGGCCTGAGCGAGGCGCTGCTTGACCGCCTGGCGCTGAACCCGGCGCGTTTGAATGGCATTGCAAACGACGTGCGCCAGGTATGTAATCTGGCCGATCCGGTCGGCCAGGTGATCGACGGCGGTCTGCTTGACAGCGGCCTGCGCATCGAACGCCGCCGCGTGCCGCTGGGCGTGGTGGGGGTGATTTATGAAGCCCGCCCTAACGTCACTGTCGATGTTGCTTCCCTGTGCCTGAAAACCGGCAATGCCGCGATTTTGCGCGGGGGAAAAGAGACCTGGCGCACCAATGCCGCCACGGTGAGAGTGATTCAGCGGGCGCTGGAGGAGTGCGGGCTGCCGGCCGCAACGGTCCAGGCGATTGAGAACCCGGATCGCGCGCTGGTTGGCGAGATGCTGAAGATGGATAAGTACATCGATATGCTGATCCCACGCGGCGGCGCCGGTCTGCACAAGCTGTGCCGCGAGCAGTCCACGATTCCGGTGATCACCGGCGGGATTGGCGTGTGTCATATCTATATTGATGATTCCGCCGACATTGCTGAAGCGCTGAAGATCATCGTCAATGCCAAAGTTCAACGCCCAAGCGCCTGTAACTCGGTAGAAACCTTACTGGTGAATCAGCATATTGCCGACCGTTTCCTGCCAGCCCTGAGCACACAGATGGCGGAAAGCGGCGTAACGCTGCATGCTGACGCCGCCACCCTGCCGGTATTGCATGACGGCCCGGCAAGCGTCGAGCCGGTGAAGGCGGAACAGTACAACGATGAGTATCTGTCGCTGGATCTGAATGTCAAAGTGGTTGCCGGCCTCGACGAGGCCATCGCGCATATCCGCGAGCACGGTACCCAGCATTCTGATGCCATCCTGACCCGTACGCTGAGCAATGCCAACCGCTTTATCAACGAAGTGGATTCTTCAGCGGTCTATATTAACGCCTCTACCCGCTTTACCGACGGCGGCCAGTTCGGCCTCGGCGCAGAAGTGGCGGTCAGCACCCAGAAGCTGCACGCGCGCGGCCCGATGGGCCTGGAAGCGTTAACGACCTATAAATGGATTGGTTTCGGCGACGATACGATTCGTGCTTAA